A window of Rufibacter sp. LB8 contains these coding sequences:
- a CDS encoding DUF4129 domain-containing protein — MRPLFLFLFLLLGTCRLAWAAPEIQTSPVPVTQQKLELRQPNPQTLQSLQEDRAFQYEVDVRPDMSAWERFWRRVGQFFSEMWGNKNASPFWKFLMYAVAVGTTLFVILKLLQVDFVGLFSRKASGLALHYETYRENIHEIDFVALISEAETQGDYRRAIRLYYLKTLKQLTDQAHIDWKPGKTNRMYVYEIKENGLRRSFEQITWLFEVAWYGGSAVDAQRFEAAKQRFLAFDQSLLARA, encoded by the coding sequence TTGAGACCACTTTTCCTCTTTCTTTTCCTGTTGTTAGGCACGTGCCGGTTGGCCTGGGCTGCGCCCGAAATTCAGACTTCCCCAGTGCCGGTGACCCAGCAGAAACTGGAACTGCGCCAGCCCAACCCCCAAACTTTACAATCTTTACAGGAAGACCGCGCCTTCCAATATGAAGTGGACGTTCGCCCAGATATGTCAGCGTGGGAGCGTTTCTGGCGACGCGTGGGCCAGTTTTTCTCAGAAATGTGGGGAAACAAAAACGCCTCGCCTTTCTGGAAGTTTCTGATGTACGCCGTAGCGGTGGGTACTACTTTGTTTGTGATTCTAAAATTGCTGCAGGTAGATTTTGTGGGCTTGTTCAGCCGTAAGGCTTCTGGCCTGGCCCTGCACTATGAAACCTACCGCGAGAACATCCATGAAATTGACTTTGTTGCGCTGATCTCAGAAGCAGAAACCCAGGGCGATTACCGAAGGGCCATCAGGCTGTACTACCTCAAAACGCTCAAGCAACTCACAGACCAGGCTCACATAGACTGGAAACCCGGCAAAACCAACCGCATGTACGTCTATGAAATCAAGGAAAACGGCCTGCGCCGGTCTTTTGAGCAGATAACGTGGTTGTTTGAGGTGGCGTGGTACGGCGGTTCTGCGGTAGACGCCCAGCGGTTTGAAGCCGCCAAGCAGCGGTTTCTGGCCTTTGATCAATCTTTACTGGCGCGTGCATGA
- a CDS encoding DUF4350 domain-containing protein yields the protein MKQYKTYALVLGLLFTVLVVVEYYRPKPIDWNVTFINKDKIPYGTNVLYQLLPELFKREAVSTVRQPILNQVETSLEDSAAQPVNYVFVNASFAADSLDVDALLDFVAQGNQAFISAYVFEKALRDTLHFSVASTTSIEQDSIGLVFTHPQLKNLKPARYAWARGNVELVPDAAAKATVLGKNTVGGVNFVQVPFGKGSFFLSSVPFAFSNYYVIKTPQSKYAAAALSHLPVQPVWWDEYQKQGSQENESKFRVLLSYDALTWAYYITLGGLFLFVLFQSKRTQRIIPVVEKPRNTTLEFVQVVGDLYYNYRDHKAIAEKKVNYFLEYLRLHFHEHTTDLDQELQERVAAKSGIDLQEITKLFNIIQDVRRYETVEEITLWNLNKKLENFYRNAGR from the coding sequence ATGAAACAGTATAAAACGTATGCGCTGGTGCTGGGTCTGTTGTTCACGGTGTTGGTAGTGGTGGAGTATTATCGGCCCAAGCCCATTGACTGGAACGTCACGTTCATCAACAAAGACAAAATCCCGTACGGCACCAATGTGCTCTACCAGCTGCTGCCAGAGCTATTCAAGAGGGAAGCAGTTTCTACGGTGCGGCAGCCTATCCTAAACCAGGTGGAGACTTCGCTGGAAGACAGTGCGGCTCAACCCGTGAACTATGTGTTCGTGAACGCTTCTTTTGCTGCAGATTCCTTGGACGTAGACGCGCTGCTGGACTTTGTGGCCCAAGGAAACCAGGCGTTCATTAGTGCCTATGTGTTTGAGAAAGCCCTCCGCGATACCCTGCATTTTAGTGTGGCCTCTACTACAAGTATAGAACAAGATTCTATTGGCCTGGTGTTCACGCACCCGCAATTGAAAAACCTGAAGCCTGCGCGGTATGCCTGGGCCCGGGGCAATGTTGAGCTGGTGCCAGACGCGGCTGCCAAGGCCACCGTGCTGGGCAAGAACACGGTGGGCGGCGTGAATTTTGTGCAGGTACCGTTTGGCAAGGGGAGTTTCTTTTTGAGTTCGGTGCCGTTTGCGTTCAGTAACTATTACGTGATCAAAACGCCGCAGAGCAAATACGCCGCCGCCGCGCTGTCGCATTTGCCGGTACAGCCCGTTTGGTGGGACGAATACCAGAAACAGGGCTCGCAGGAAAACGAGTCTAAATTCAGGGTGCTGCTGAGTTATGACGCGCTCACCTGGGCATATTACATCACCTTGGGCGGACTTTTTCTCTTTGTGCTGTTCCAGAGCAAGCGCACGCAGCGCATCATTCCGGTGGTAGAAAAACCCCGCAACACCACCCTGGAATTTGTGCAGGTGGTAGGTGATCTGTATTACAACTACCGCGACCACAAAGCCATTGCCGAGAAAAAGGTGAACTACTTTCTGGAGTACCTGCGCCTGCATTTCCATGAACACACCACTGACCTGGACCAGGAACTGCAGGAACGCGTGGCCGCGAAATCTGGCATAGACCTCCAGGAAATCACCAAGCTGTTCAACATCATCCAAGACGTGCGCCGCTATGAAACCGTGGAGGAAATCACGCTCTGGAACCTCAACAAAAAACTGGAAAACTTCTACCGCAACGCCGGTAGATAA
- a CDS encoding DUF58 domain-containing protein has product MNIFRSLYFTRTFYYGLAAAVALFVVAFFLPAILLVMKVAFGVFVLCAVVDALVLFKTKQGIHASRSMQEKLSNGSENPVFLYVENRYSFGLDMEVIEELPFQFQKRDAVFQVQAKLGETQVVEYMLRPVQRGVYHFGAINVLVNGPLKLARRRYKFRQGQTVPVYPSFIQMRQYELLAASQNLSAMGIKKVRQVGHSAEFEQIRPYVAGDDQRSINWKATARRSELMVNHFQDEKSQQVFCLIDKGRVMEMPFAELSLLDYAINAALVLSNVALRKDDKAGIITFSNQIGSMLPAERRTTQLQKILELLYNQKTKFQESDFERLYVTVRSKIKQRSLLLLFTNFETLNGAKRQLPYLRKLAKHHLLLVVFFENTETKHLLDKPADNLEEIYLKTIAEKFAYEKRQIVKEFSLHGIHSILTPPDKLTVNAINKYLEFKSRGLI; this is encoded by the coding sequence GTGAACATCTTCCGCAGTCTATATTTCACCCGTACGTTTTACTATGGCCTGGCCGCGGCGGTGGCGTTGTTTGTGGTGGCGTTCTTTTTGCCGGCTATTCTGTTGGTAATGAAGGTGGCGTTTGGCGTGTTTGTGCTGTGCGCGGTGGTAGATGCGCTGGTGCTGTTCAAAACCAAACAAGGCATTCACGCCAGCCGCAGCATGCAGGAAAAGCTTTCCAACGGCAGCGAGAATCCAGTGTTTCTGTACGTGGAGAACCGCTACAGCTTTGGCCTGGACATGGAAGTGATAGAAGAATTGCCGTTCCAGTTCCAGAAGCGCGACGCGGTGTTTCAGGTGCAGGCCAAGCTCGGCGAGACGCAGGTAGTGGAATACATGCTCCGGCCGGTGCAGCGCGGCGTGTACCATTTCGGTGCGATCAATGTGTTGGTGAACGGGCCTTTGAAACTGGCGCGGCGGCGATATAAATTTAGGCAGGGGCAGACAGTGCCGGTGTACCCCTCGTTTATTCAGATGCGGCAGTATGAGCTGTTGGCGGCCAGTCAGAACCTGAGCGCCATGGGCATCAAGAAAGTGCGGCAGGTAGGCCACAGCGCCGAGTTTGAGCAGATCAGGCCTTACGTGGCCGGCGATGACCAACGCAGCATCAACTGGAAAGCCACCGCCCGAAGATCTGAGCTCATGGTCAACCATTTCCAGGATGAAAAATCGCAACAGGTCTTTTGCTTGATTGACAAAGGCCGTGTGATGGAAATGCCGTTTGCCGAACTGAGTTTGCTGGACTACGCCATCAATGCGGCGCTGGTGCTGTCAAACGTGGCCCTTCGCAAAGACGACAAAGCAGGCATCATCACCTTCTCCAACCAGATTGGGTCCATGTTGCCCGCCGAGCGAAGAACCACGCAGCTGCAGAAGATTCTGGAACTGCTCTACAACCAGAAAACGAAGTTCCAGGAATCTGACTTCGAGCGGCTGTACGTGACGGTTAGGTCCAAAATCAAGCAACGCAGCCTGCTCTTGCTCTTCACCAACTTTGAAACCCTCAACGGGGCCAAGCGCCAGCTGCCCTACCTGCGCAAACTCGCCAAACACCACTTATTGCTGGTGGTTTTCTTTGAGAACACCGAAACCAAGCACCTGCTAGACAAGCCCGCCGACAACCTGGAGGAAATCTACCTCAAAACCATCGCGGAGAAGTTCGCCTATGAAAAGCGGCAGATTGTGAAGGAATTCAGCCTGCATGGCATCCATTCCATCTTAACGCCCCCAGACAAACTCACCGTCAACGCTATTAACAAGTACCTGGAGTTCAAGTCAAGAGGGTTGATTTAA
- a CDS encoding MoxR family ATPase, with protein sequence MENQIEETALPHEPQPDFSELQDAVQQIKEQLRKRIIGQEAFVDLLLVAVLADGHVLIEGVPGIAKTLTAKLLARTIDVGFNRIQFTPDLMPSDVLGTSVFHPGSATFQFKEGPIFSNIILIDEINRAPAKTQASLFEVMEEKHITHDSVQYDMADPFVVLATQNPIEQEGTYRLPEAQLDRFMFKILVQYPTLEEEISILGVHHQRPALQQGVQDIQPVLSAEKVARLRKQVQAIHVDDNVLAYIANVVVQTRSHKSLYLGASPRASLALLNSAKALAAIRNRGFVTPEDVQELAPAVLRHRVLLTPEREMEGGTPDDVIKQIIQKVEVPR encoded by the coding sequence ATGGAAAATCAGATAGAAGAAACCGCCCTGCCCCATGAACCCCAACCCGACTTTTCTGAACTGCAGGACGCCGTGCAGCAAATAAAAGAGCAGCTGCGCAAGAGAATCATTGGGCAGGAAGCCTTCGTGGATTTGCTGTTGGTGGCCGTTCTGGCCGATGGGCACGTGCTGATTGAAGGCGTGCCAGGCATCGCCAAAACACTCACCGCCAAACTATTGGCGCGCACGATTGATGTGGGCTTCAACCGCATTCAGTTCACGCCAGACTTAATGCCTTCAGATGTGTTGGGAACCAGCGTGTTCCACCCGGGCAGCGCCACGTTCCAGTTCAAGGAAGGCCCCATTTTCTCTAACATCATCTTGATTGACGAGATCAACCGCGCCCCCGCCAAAACGCAGGCCTCTCTGTTTGAGGTGATGGAGGAAAAGCACATCACCCATGACAGCGTGCAGTATGACATGGCCGACCCATTTGTGGTGCTGGCCACGCAGAATCCCATTGAGCAGGAGGGAACCTACCGCCTGCCAGAGGCGCAGCTGGACCGTTTCATGTTCAAGATTCTGGTGCAGTACCCTACTCTGGAAGAGGAGATTTCAATTCTGGGCGTTCACCACCAGCGGCCTGCATTGCAGCAAGGCGTACAAGACATTCAACCCGTGCTGTCTGCCGAAAAAGTAGCCCGTCTGCGCAAGCAAGTGCAAGCCATTCATGTTGATGACAATGTGCTGGCCTACATCGCGAATGTGGTGGTGCAGACCCGTTCGCATAAGTCACTGTATTTGGGTGCTTCGCCGCGTGCCTCCTTGGCCTTGCTTAACAGCGCCAAAGCCCTGGCCGCCATTAGAAACCGTGGTTTTGTGACCCCCGAGGATGTGCAGGAACTGGCCCCCGCCGTATTGCGCCACCGCGTGCTGCTCACCCCAGAACGCGAAATGGAAGGCGGCACGCCAGATGACGTGATCAAACAAATCATCCAGAAAGTAGAAGTGCCGAGGTAG